The Haliotis asinina isolate JCU_RB_2024 chromosome 16, JCU_Hal_asi_v2, whole genome shotgun sequence DNA segment acaTTCAAAACAATAGTACATACTTCTCTTGCCATTTCATATGGAATATCTATTTTTGTGTGCCGAGGGTGGCATGAACTGAATAGCAGGTATTGATGCGTGGCCGTCGACTTGTACTAGATATCTGTTTTCAGTTGGTTGCCTTGCTTCAGAACTTTTACATCCAACAATGATTTAACCCTTCCACACTACTACACTTCATGCGCTACTCTGGTGATAGAATATGTAGAAGAATTGTGATATACCAAAGTAGCGACTTCAGTATAGATGAAAAGACAGCAAAACATGTTAGTGAAACATGAAAGAATATCTGGACGATTGTTTTCTTATTTGGATATCAACTGGAGAAGATTTAAATTAttcttttgaatattttgaatattgttgattggACCCAGATTTCTTTCACCGTGGAATTCGATCAAGAGGAGATTTCATTTTTggacgtacacacacacacacacacacacacacacacacacacacacacacacacacacacacacacacacacacacacacacacacacacacacacacacacactaacacacacacacacacacacactaacacactaacacactaacacactaacacacacacacactaacactaacactaacacacacactaacacacaaacacacacacacacaaacacactaacacacccaaacacactagcactaacacacacaaactaacactaacactaacacacacacacagttcttgttttacggatttttGTATTACAAATTCTTTCAAATCGCGATTGTCAAGACTTTTCACTAAAATTTCGCAAACTTAGTTCTCTAAAATGCGTCGTTTGGACTTCTTACAAgtctttactttactttacatcAAAATCGTAGTTGCTGATTTAAAGAACAATTaaagtttgtctgtctgtctgtattgaACAAGACTTGCTTCCACCGTTGCTTTTACcgttacgctgcactcagctaaGGGGCCAAGTCTATCTAGCGTCAATTGTTTAGTTCTCTACTGATGCCAATATCCTACGGAATATTATCTTAtgttagttttcattttctttaccGACACACTATTGAGGTGATATAGGGTTTAACGTCGTACTGGAAAATATCAGACTCATGGCGACGTGAatccgtgtgtatgtgtggctgcttatGCTAGCCAAGACTTCGCCGGGTTTAATAGTCCTAGCTCACTGAGACACCACGAGGCAGTTAATCACAAATGATATTGACTACCCCACTTAGACACATTATAGCCCGAGCCGTCCATGCTGTACCCATACCCAAAGCGCCACACATGGACCaagaagtaccatattttaacgtctttttgTATAACGCAGCCGGAGATCCGCACTCCAAATGGACCGACATACTGCTATGGTTCATTTGTTCCAGTCTCCATTGATATCATAATATTCCATAAACGTTGAGCCGGAATGTCGTCAGAATGGGAAATTCTGGAGAATCCTGGAAATTCGACCTGATTTGAAAAACTTTTTATCAAATTCCGAACGCATTCCATCTATTCGAATGAATGCTTGTAAAATTCCCGTTTATAgtgaacatgttcaaaactgTCGATCGAGATACATTCGGTGTGGAAAAATATCACCCGCCATTTGAGCTACATTCGAACTGCATTCTAAGCATTTTAACTGCATTCTAATTACATTCTAAGTAATCTCTTTAACTGTATTGTAAATATTCTAGACATACACGAGGgagaaaaaaagagaaaagtcACTTCAAATTTTATTTTAACATTCCCTCTCGAATGAATTTCGAATTTTGGATTTATTTATGTGAGTGTTTCTCCTTGatttttcacagtttgtcattTCGATATAAGTGTGAAGGAGTCTTGAGGTGAAGCACCTTCGGGATACGACACGACGTTGTCGACCATCAATCACATACCCTGGGCACGTCACTAGAGACATAAAACAAAGGATGTTGGGTACGTTCGACAAGAACCGAAGAAACAAGAGGATTGACGGGCACGTCACTAGACACATTAAACAAAGGATATTTGGTATGTAAGAACTTAAGAACGTGGAGGGTTGTACTTACAGTAGTGATAGTAGTGTTCGTCACATGAATGTTGCATGAACTAATCAAACACGTGATTGTTGAGAGGTCgtatatatttaattttcaaTCCGTAAATTTACCGACTGCATAAACGTGTCATCTGAGCGTTTCAACTGCATCACGTGACCGTCCCCTGAGTGTATAAAAGAGAAACGGTACGAAAAGGAGTTTATCAGAGAAATTCTCACAGATTCATCTACAACGAAACACTTCCAGAATGATCCTACAAGTAGTACTACTTCTCGCTTTCCTGTCTGGTGCCATTGCCGGAGTCTGTTGTCCTCCATCCCGTTTCAACGCATTCCAGTACGTCACTATTGTCAACTCTACCACAAGAATACGTGTAAGTATAGCTTTCTGTTAATCTTCCTTGGCTTATGAAGGAACTCTCTTCTTTTCGTAGACTGAATCTGCATGGGGATGGACGGTCCAATAGTCTAGAGGTTAAAGAGTTAGCTCGTCACTCCTAAGGTTCAGGATCGATCGGGCATAATGGGTACacgtgggtaaaatgtgtgaagaccactTTTGGTGTACAAGTCGTGAAATGTTgttgaaagtggcgtaaaaccatacgtaGCACACACTGACTGGCATGGCGATATAATGTCATCCTATTTTGAAATCATCTTTACCATTATGAAGCAGAAAATTAAAATATAGCAGGAAAGAATCTTTTGATTTGTCATGTTGTGGCACACTCATTGACCGACAGAGTGACCGTATTCTTAACAGAGAGCAGCGGGATCTGAATGCTTGTTGTCTTGCAGTATAGCGCACGAATTGTTATTGTTATAATCGTAACTTATACCATCAGGGTTCTTTCGCAAATCGGTCCCTGTACCGACAACTGGCATTATCAACCGCGTTGTAATtgcccttcttaatattcataACCACTACATTgtcaaaaatgtatttattaggatgaggcaaatcttttcataGCCACAGTTACATTTTGGAAGGGGAAcaagagaaatatatatctccCTTCCAACGAAttgcattcgcaaaatatcAATAATTTCCGTAAATCAAGCGTGATTCAGTGTTACTGGAGATAAAGAAATACTTCCACAAATACGTTTCTACTGGGATttgggtacattgcaatgtacctcgctCGTTAGAGgcttacattgaaaataacaaaagagcgcttagccaatctgaaaatgacatttaggTGTGAGATACGACATATAAATaagctttgggttttttttatcctcTTTATTACATCATAGGCTGGTACAAAAACCGCATGGGTAATCGTATCTGTGTTTATTGTTTCAATagtgaataatatgtttcttaTCATTCAGGATGTTTTGTTTTCCACTTAATTCATGTATTCAAATCTGTATAGAATTGGAAAAGACCAGAGTTCGTGAGATCTGCAGCTGTGGTAttaattaaaaagaaaattgCACCAGGAAACGTGATTAACAGTGTCATgaaaatcacacacacacacacacacacacacacacacacacacacacacactcgtatacacacacacgtactgCAATTTCGCTGAGTACAACGTGAAACATACTGAGAAATAAACAGAGGATCACAGAAAAAAATCCTTTAATATTTTACAGTGTTATTGTTAATATCTGGACTAAGAGGTAAAACATTTAGAAACAGATGTGGCATTTATCttgttggggacaccagaaacatgcttcgcacattgtacccatgcattGATTGGAACCTGTGTTTTCGGAGTAACAaacgaatgcttcaaccactatgCTACAATACCGCCCCTGTGCAGGGCTGAAGCATTGACACTGTAATTGGGAGTTCTTGAAATGCCATAGCCACCTTTTGATTTGCATGAACTTTTTCACCAAATTTCtttattcatatatttctaCGATGACATTATCTCCTGGACACATGTTTTCAGGGCTTGTATTACATGGTCTACGACGGTCCCAACGAACGATACCTTCTCACTGGCGACCGCCTTAAGAATTTATACGGCACAACCAAAGTAATCTACGACTACAAGAAGGTGAGGGGACAAACGATGTGCTTTACGACTGGacttgattgattgtttgtttgacgccgcactcgacaatattccatctattttGATCGGAAGTGGATCAtgcaatccagggatcaactgCATGAAGATCGATCGTCGCAGTTGGCATaccatggcatgtgtcaaccaaatctgcGAAACTGGATCCATGATaaactgcagcatggtatccCAATGGATAACAACGAAACAGTTTAACTTACTTTTATGTAACTTTCTTTCGTTCCTTTGTTTTTAAGGGTGAAGATTATTGTcttaattattttcaatttcaagacaTATACGTCTCTctttgatgataatgatgactaCAAGTCTATGTCGAAAAGGCTCTTTGTTTAACATTTCGAaacaatattgtttgtttacaggGAATTGCTTACAATATCGACGTGCAGAAACGCTCTTGTACAACATTCCCCCTTCATGGAAAATTCGAGGATCAGGAGAGCGTTTGTGTTCCACGTAAGTCATTTCAAAGTATATGTTTCAATGTTCTGTCCATAGATCACAACCTTCGATCAAAATTTAGAGTAGACATCCCATTAATTTGAATTTCTCAAGAGTACACTAAAACGGCCGTGTAACATTAGGAATAGATTGTGTGTCGTCACACCATCAACCACTTGTTTACCTGACATAGATGGCCTGTCAGCGGAAAATTGGTACTTGGTGAGATAAACCATGTGATTATCCGGGGTAGTAATGATCagaatgtaaatatatacaagcACTTAATAGATGAAAATGATTTACGACTTCATTTAGACTGCAAGAACATTGCTGATCCATTTGTGACCAATAATTTACATTTCGAAGTCTTCCTAGAATGTTGtgtcaaacaagaaacaaacaacaaacaaaccacccATATATGAAATAATCGCATCCTGTCTTGaattcaaaattgcctctgttcactaagcgaaaaatgggtacccggctGGTGCCGTTTACCATTGTCCTCCTAACGCCGAACGGACTGCTTGGGTTATTCGAGGTTTTAACTGCACGCTTTGGTCAAGATATTAAGTTATATTTACTCAATATGGGATTATTATCGTTATCTTAACTAATAAGATTTAATCTCAGGCGACGCTGTGTACACCAGTCGTTCAGCATATGGCTTCGATCAAGGCGCGCTCCCTTCATGGTCATACGAATACAACAGGACCCATCCCGACGGGAGGAATCAGAATATCGTGACAACTGTGACGAAGGAAAACTGCATACCAATAGTCACCACAACGATCTCAACAGACGCAGCAGGTTGGTATGGGGGAGTTAGGGGTAAataagtgtgtgagtgggtgagtgtgtttagttttaccccgcttttagcaatatttcgacAACATCaaggcgggtgacaccagaaatgggtttcacacattgcagccatgtggggattcgaacctgggttttcggcgtgacaagtTGACGCTTAACCAGTTGACTTACCGATAGTAGTTAATATCTAGCGTCACATCGCAACATTTTAAAAGTAATATATTCAGTGTGCAAAAACCTGTCGTCGATGAACAGTAAAATGTGTAGTTTTACTTTATTATAAAGAATAGTATGACAAGCCCAAATTTATTAAAACTGGTGTCACTTGCTTAATCATTTCCCAACTTGCTTGAGGCCATACGGGCTTATATTACTTTTTCAACCTGCATggtccccagctggatttacataaGCACTTCGGCagcatgggtgagtgagaggtGAAAGGAGAgtttagtgagtgggtgacCGCAatacttagtgagtgagtgtttgactGAGCTATCATTAGGACAGTGGTCCAGCAAATAAAGTCATCAAGGCttggattagaactggtcttcactgacctatgttggtcgtaagaggcgactaacgagattaACTGGTCAGGATCActcacttgcttgacacatgccGTCGCATCCCAAATACAGAGTTAAATGTTGGTGAAgtcacgattatttacagaccactgtcacatAGTTTGAATATAGCCGAGGGCAGCGTTAAACAATTAACAATAAATCAAACTGATGTACACTTTCTCTCCAGGAGGAAACTCTCTTCACATTCTCGGATACAACGATTTCTATCCAGGCATCCGAGATATCAGCATGTTGGAAATTCCGTCATACTGCCGTGCCTGATACTGTAAGTAAATCGAAAATAAAGACCGCTTTTGGTAGTCCAGTGAGTCCAGTGCACCAGATAGTAACATATCACtcaataatatacatacaaacattcactgtgtgaaaaaaataacaatgtttCAACGAACATCATATATCCACATTTCTGTAACTAACACAAATGTAATACCAAATACTAtaccggattagaattggtcttcggattagaataggtcttcagtaacccatgattatgagaagcgactaacgggatccggtggccAGGCTCGACTGAAGTGGTTGACAGACGTCATCGTTTTCCaaatgcatagattgatgcttgtgctgttgatcactggattgtttggtccagactcgattacagacagccaccatgtAGCTGCAATTTTGCAGATACGGCGTAAAGCTTTGCACTCAGTCGCAAATTGAGTAGTATTAAATACTTCCTTTTCTTGCTTTggcagattcaagataaacgtATTCTTTTTCTGTGTCACCCATTCAATATTAGACACACTCTTGCGACCCAAACATTTGTGAATTAATTCCATACACTAATATTTGTATTTCAAGACGAGTGGTTCTGTCTGTTATAATAGCACATGGTGTTACATTTGATTAAGCTCATGACTGTGGTACAATTTAACATCTAAAAATGACTTTCGTGCAAAAATACCCTAGTGGTTAATCGGGCTCGATtttccatatgggtacagtatgtTACTAGAATGTACATGAGCctatgtattttttttctgtttcagattATTCCGGAAAAGAACGACCAGGAACTGTCGTGCACAAATCACTATGAAAATcactatttttttttatatcaataaAACTATTAGGGATGGCAATATTGTGGAAATCcgtagatttaaatgcaaattaaTTGGCCCTGGACCCTGTTATCGTATATGTCTCTCCATACCCCCAGCTGACTTTCAGCTGAAATTACTTTCACCCCTTGCCATCCctgtaaaaatacaaaaatgtgtCTTATTTTGTATTCATGCTTATTGAGAATGCAACATGTCTCAGAATCGGAGCCATACAATCCtatgaacaacagcatgagcatcgaaatCAGCAGGTGgtatacgatggcatgtgtcaatcaagtcagcgaacctgaccatctgatctcgttagtcgcctcatacgagcATAAGTCACTGTAGATCAGTTTTAACGTGGATCTTTACGGGTGCTATGTGCAATCATATGGTTTAACAGTTTCCACATCTACTTGGAAGGCACAAA contains these protein-coding regions:
- the LOC137268465 gene encoding ependymin-related protein 2-like → MILQVVLLLAFLSGAIAGVCCPPSRFNAFQYVTIVNSTTRIRGLYYMVYDGPNERYLLTGDRLKNLYGTTKVIYDYKKGIAYNIDVQKRSCTTFPLHGKFEDQESVCVPRDAVYTSRSAYGFDQGALPSWSYEYNRTHPDGRNQNIVTTVTKENCIPIVTTTISTDAAGGNSLHILGYNDFYPGIRDISMLEIPSYCRA